AAATACAGATTTAACTACTGAAAAAGCAAAATCAGCAGAtcttcaacaaaaattaaatactgcAAATACAGATTTAACTACTGAAAAAGCAAAATCAGCAGATcttcaacaaaaattagaCACGGCATTGGGTACTGCGGGTACTGCAAATACAGATTTAACTACTGAAAAAGCAAAATCAGCAGACcttcaacaaaaattagataCGGCAAATACAGATTTAACTACGGAAAAGGCAAAATCAACTGATcttcaacaaaaattagataCAGCAAATACAGATTTAACGACTGAAAAGGCAAAATCAACTGATcttcaacaaaaattagataCAGCAAATACAGATTTAACGACTGAAAAGGCAAAATCAACTGatcttcaacaaaaaatagatATGGCAAATACAGATTTAACTACTGAAAAAGCAAAATCATCTCAATTGCAAAGTGATAAAGATACATTAAATACAACACTATCTTCCAAAGAGCAACTAATAAAAATGGACagagacaataataaaaaatacgatGCACCAGCTTGCCTGGAAGTAATAAATGCAATGAACATAAAAGATGGTGAAGAAATTAGTTTTGAAGAATTAACAAAtgcattaaaatcaaattataatgacgctaaaaattattacttccCAAATACGGTTGCATTTACATGGATATTACCAAAACACAGTGATACTAGTTTGACGACatcaataaacaaattcaaaacaaataatcCAAATATTGCCAAGAGAACTAATATATACCCATTGTCATATAAAGATCgaagtataatattattaacatcgaACACAGTAACACCAACACAAAACACAGTCGGTCAAAAAATTGTCGTTACAATTGGACCAGAAACATTGGTTTAcgataattcaataaatgaatatgCTATGGAAAATTCACTTGGTTTTATAAATGATctcaaatatgaaaataatgatcaaACTAAGGTATTGAAAGTATTTGATGATGTTACAATATATCAAGATTCAACAAACATTGCTACAATATCAAAATCAAGTActgatattttgatttatgttaaagcataaataaacaaatattcaaaaaaaaaataaaaagggtaaaaacagaataaaaaacagaataaaaaacagaataaaaaacagaataaaaaacagaataaaaaacagaataaaaaacagaataaaaattttttttttaagattaataaatctataagaaataaaaatgtcaaaaaaaaacattataattttgagAAATTTATATCATAGTATGAAGGATTTCCCAATCACCAAGAAGAGTTTaggttattatttatacaaagcCGTtactgatattaataataacaatttattagaAGATTTAACTAGTGATAttgtttgtgatttttttaatgttgatttgaatatatttattagtgcATATTTACgctttttatatcaattaaatcgACAAGAATTATCTTCTTTATTGagatcaaaaatattaatgtgtaCTACTTTTGAATTTTACCAACCAcatgaaaaagaatttaaagtCTTAGTTGCTGAcgtaagaataaaaaaaaattcaacatttaattatcaaaaatatgaaaatgaaaaaaaaacttaccaaaaaataccaaatagaagttataaaaaaaaattgaaacgtGCAAGAGACGGTAATTACGTaagtgataatttaaataattcttttgaaTGTCTTCAAGATAGCGACGATACGAGCACTATtttcgatgatgatgatgatgcgtTGAATAATTCACAacataatgatatttttttgcctGAACGTTCTGTTTTATTACAGgaaaaatttcaagataaaataaattgtgaaaCGGTAAATCGCATTTTTAATGCCTTatcttttacaaataaaaaaataaatacgctTGACTCAAAgttcatttttaatcaaaataaacacACATCCGAGTTTGATAAGAATTCTATCTCTATAAATAATGAAGTCATACAGTTAAATGTCGGTAGTTGTCAACCAGAGCTGTCAAATGACGATAACGATTTGagtgataattataatattaataatttatctttgtttataaataaattgttaataaattattctaaaatttattacttggAATCAAAGATTAttccaatttaaaataaatctttttttaaaaaatatattaattatgaaatttagtGAGTTATTTTTACAAGTAATTAAAACATACAATTTAACAGAAAGAGATATTAATTATGCATACAGCAATAAcgttcaaaaaattttttctttatattttaatcttgataaaaataaaaaatttgatgatatttcggcaattttaataactacaaaaactttaaattacgATATAATTCAGGAATATGCAAATGTAAATGGAATTTTTTGTatgattttatctttaaaaaaatcaaaaaaaaatataataaatgtatttaatagcAGTGGG
Above is a genomic segment from Aphidius gifuensis isolate YNYX2018 unplaced genomic scaffold, ASM1490517v1 Contig1, whole genome shotgun sequence containing:
- the LOC122859987 gene encoding protein CIP2A homolog, encoding MVSLLMIVAILGVGIVFAATTKIVHDKSVAQTRKITDLEEEISVLKNKRTTSNTTFTRSLPSGETTILTQKTANSLRKKDTDVQILYKTKLAEVLNQMNNTDITEDTRKANIRDILANQDLTLTQEMENLRNENNDTANTDLTTEKAKSADLQQKLDTALSTANTDLTTEKAKSADLQQKLNTANTDLTTEKAKSADLQQKLDTALGTAGTANTDLTTEKAKSADLQQKLDTANTDLTTEKAKSTDLQQKLDTANTDLTTEKAKSTDLQQKLDTANTDLTTEKAKSTDLQQKIDMANTDLTTEKAKSSQLQSDKDTLNTTLSSKEQLIKMDRDNNKKYDAPACLEVINAMNIKDGEEISFEELTNALKSNYNDAKNYYFPNTVAFTWILPKHSDTSLTTSINKFKTNNPNIAKRTNIYPLSYKDRSIILLTSNTVTPTQNTVGQKIVVTIGPETLVYDNSINEYAMENSLGFINDLKYENNDQTKVLKVFDDVTIYQDSTNIATISKSNSDDTSTIFDDDDDALNNSQHNDIFLPERSVLLQEKFQDKINCETR